The sequence TTTGTTCTTTGTTCAAATGAAAAATTATTTTTATTTAAAATTATCCCCAATCCATTATAATAATTTTTTCTAATATTACCTTCAATAGACATAACAGCATTTATATTATTTTGAGAATCTACTGTGTTCTGTAATGATTTCATTAAATTTATTATTTTCTCTAATTCTATATACTGTTTCTTGTAATTTTCTAAAACCTTAATCATATTTTCTGATGAACCTTCAACAAATTTTTTTGCTATTATTAATCTTTTTTCTTTATTTATATAATTTTCATATTGCTTAATCATGGTTAAACCTATTTTATTCATTTCTCTAGGATAGAATGCACCAATATAATTTCCATAATAATCATAGAAATATGCTGGTATTTCTTCTTTTGCAAAAAAGTGTAATAATCTCTTGTTAAGTGTGACTTCAGAAAAAAACATTAATGAAGAAACATTTTTAAGTGGTATATGTAATGAATTTTTGTTATTATCTTTAGGTTCTATATATAACGTATTATCTTTTCTTTTCAATTCTCCGTCTAAAAAAATATAAATAGTGTCCATTATTCACCTCCTTTAAACTATAATATTAGAAGTTTTCCCTTTTGTTTCTCCTAATGTATATGTTCTTGGTT is a genomic window of Marinitoga litoralis containing:
- the cas1b gene encoding type I-B CRISPR-associated endonuclease Cas1b, coding for MDTIYIFLDGELKRKDNTLYIEPKDNNKNSLHIPLKNVSSLMFFSEVTLNKRLLHFFAKEEIPAYFYDYYGNYIGAFYPREMNKIGLTMIKQYENYINKEKRLIIAKKFVEGSSENMIKVLENYKKQYIELEKIINLMKSLQNTVDSQNNINAVMSIEGNIRKNYYNGLGIILNKNNFSFEQRTKKPPKDEINAMISFGNVILYNITLAEIYQTSLDPRISFLHEPNMRKFSLNLDISEIFKPIIIDRSIITLVNKNIIKKDEDFTPVNEGVYLSKTGQIKLIEEIEKRLETKITLYKDQKMSYKNLIRYECYKLIKHLKDEEVYKPYKL